The Canis aureus isolate CA01 chromosome 22, VMU_Caureus_v.1.0, whole genome shotgun sequence genome has a window encoding:
- the DIPK2A gene encoding divergent protein kinase domain 2A isoform X2 — protein MVAVNYVGEELWSYFNAPWEKRVDLAWQLMEIAEQLTNNDFEFALYLLDVSFDNFAVGPRDGKVIIVDAENVLVADKRLIRQNKPENWDVWYESKFDDCDKEACLSFSKEILCARATVDHNYYAVCQNLLSRHATWRGTSGGLLHDPPSEIAKDGRLEALLDECANPKKRYGRFQAAKELREYLAQLSNNVR, from the exons ATGGTGGCTGTAAATTATGTTGGAGAAGAACTGTGGAGTTACTTTAATGCACCATGGGAGAAACGAGTTGACCTCGCTTGGCAATTAATGGAAATAGCAGAGCAACTTAcaaacaatgactttgaatttGCACTCTACCTCCTGGATGTCAGCTTTGACAATTTTGCAGTTGGTCCTAGAGATGGGAAGGTAATCATTGTGGATGCTGAAAATGTTTTGGTTGCTGACAAAAGGTTAATTAGACAAA ATAAACCTGAAAACTGGGATGTGTGGTACGAAAGCAAATTTGATGACTGTGATAAGGAGGCTTGCTTATCGTTTTCAAAAGAAATTCTTTGTGCTCGTGCAACTGTGGACCACAATTACTACGCTGTTTGTCAGAACCTCTTATCCAGACATGCCACCTGGCGTGGCACTTCTGGAGGACTTCTTCATGATCCACCAAGTGAAATTGCCAAAGATGGCCGTCTAGAGGCCTTGCTGGACGAGTGTGCCAACCCAAAGAAGCGCTATGGCAGATTCCAGGCTGCAAAAGAACTGCGTGAATACCTAGCACAATTGAGTAACAATGTGAGGTAG
- the DIPK2A gene encoding divergent protein kinase domain 2A isoform X1, translated as MWRLVPPKLGRLSRSLKLAALGSLLVLMVLHSPSLLASWQRNELADRRFLQLNKCPACFGTSWCRRFLNGQVVFEAWGRLRLLDFLNVKNVYFAQYGEPREGGRRRVVLKRLGSQRELAQLDQSICKRATGRPRCDLLQAMPRTEFARLNGDVRLLTPEAVEGWSDLVHCPSQRLLDRLVRRYAETKDSGSFLLRNLKDSERMQLLLTLAFNPEPLVLQSFPSDEGWPFAKYLGACGRMVAVNYVGEELWSYFNAPWEKRVDLAWQLMEIAEQLTNNDFEFALYLLDVSFDNFAVGPRDGKVIIVDAENVLVADKRLIRQNKPENWDVWYESKFDDCDKEACLSFSKEILCARATVDHNYYAVCQNLLSRHATWRGTSGGLLHDPPSEIAKDGRLEALLDECANPKKRYGRFQAAKELREYLAQLSNNVR; from the exons atGTGGCGCCTGGTGCCCCCGAAGCTGGGCCGCCTGTCCCGCTCGCTGAAGCTGGCGGCGCTGGGCAGCCTGTTGGTGCTGATGGTGCTGCACTCGCCGTCGCTGCTCGCGTCCTGGCAGCGCAACGAGCTGGCCGACCGGCGCTTCCTGCAGCTCAATAAGTGCCCGGCGTGCTTCGGCACGAGCTGGTGCCGCCGCTTCCTCAACGGGCAGGTGGTGTTCGAGGCGTGGGGCCGCCTGCGCCTGCTGGACTTCCTCAACGTGAAGAACGTCTACTTCGCGCAGTACGGCGAGCCCCGCGAGGGCGGCCGCCGCCGAGTGGTGCTCAAGCGCCTCGGCTCGCAGCGCGAGCTGGCGCAGCTCGACCAGAGCATCTGCAAGCGGGCCACCGGCCGCCCGCGCTGCGACCTGCTCCAGGCCATGCCCCGCACCGAGTTCGCGCGCCTCAACGGCGACGTGCGGCTGCTCACGCCCGAGGCGGTGGAGGGCTGGTCGGACCTGGTGCACTGCCCCTCGCAGCGGCTGCTCGACCGCCTGGTGCGCCGCTACGCCGAGACCAAGGACTCGGGCAGCTTCCTGCTGCGCAACCTCAAGGACTCGGAGCGCATGCAGCTGCTGCTGACCCTGGCCTTCAACCCCGAGCCGCTGGTGCTACAG AGTTTTCCATCTGATGAAGGTTGGCCATTTGCAAAATATCTTGGAGCTTGTGGAAGAATGGTGGCTGTAAATTATGTTGGAGAAGAACTGTGGAGTTACTTTAATGCACCATGGGAGAAACGAGTTGACCTCGCTTGGCAATTAATGGAAATAGCAGAGCAACTTAcaaacaatgactttgaatttGCACTCTACCTCCTGGATGTCAGCTTTGACAATTTTGCAGTTGGTCCTAGAGATGGGAAGGTAATCATTGTGGATGCTGAAAATGTTTTGGTTGCTGACAAAAGGTTAATTAGACAAA ATAAACCTGAAAACTGGGATGTGTGGTACGAAAGCAAATTTGATGACTGTGATAAGGAGGCTTGCTTATCGTTTTCAAAAGAAATTCTTTGTGCTCGTGCAACTGTGGACCACAATTACTACGCTGTTTGTCAGAACCTCTTATCCAGACATGCCACCTGGCGTGGCACTTCTGGAGGACTTCTTCATGATCCACCAAGTGAAATTGCCAAAGATGGCCGTCTAGAGGCCTTGCTGGACGAGTGTGCCAACCCAAAGAAGCGCTATGGCAGATTCCAGGCTGCAAAAGAACTGCGTGAATACCTAGCACAATTGAGTAACAATGTGAGGTAG